The proteins below come from a single Maylandia zebra isolate NMK-2024a linkage group LG23, Mzebra_GT3a, whole genome shotgun sequence genomic window:
- the lrrc8c gene encoding volume-regulated anion channel subunit LRRC8C, whose protein sequence is MIPVMEFRQFSEQQTAFRVLKPWWDVFTDYLSVMMLMIGVFGCTLQVMHDKIICLPQRISLPSDNSSEVGLKSPLHLQSNTSTVPTGLKTNLDLQQYSFINQMCYENALHWYAKYFPYLVLMHTLVFMVCSNFWFKFPGSSSKIEHFISMLGKCFDSPWTTRALSEVSGENPEEQDHKKGTASRSNIPMSPGEGSLEKTQSLRSIAEKIVVDQPSASVLDKKEGEQAKALFEKVKKFRLHVEEGDILYLMYVCQTVFKVFKFLVIIAYNSALVNNVNNTVRCNGIEEIQNMTGYKVFECNHTMAHLFSKLSCCYLFLVSVYGLTSLYTSYWLFYRSLKEYSFEYVRQETGISDIPDVKNDFAFMLHMIDQYDPLYSKRFAVFLSEVSENKLKQLSLNHEWTAEKLRQRLQTNSNNKLELQLFMFSGLPDTVFELTELQSLKLELINNVTIPASISQLQDLQELSLYQCSLKLHTTATSFLKENLKVLRVKFDDNRELPNWMYGLRNLEELYLTGSLSSDASKNIVLESLREMKCLKILSLKSSLTKIPQSIVDVSSHLQQLYLHNDGTKLVMLNNLKKMTNLIELELVRCDLERIPHAVFSLTSLQKLDLKENNLRSIEEIVSFQHLRKLTCLKLWYNSIMYIPEHIKKLGSLEHLYFSHNKIEILPSHLFLCNKLRYLDLSNNDIRFIPPEIGVLQSLQYLSVSCNKIENLPDELFFCKKLKTLKLGKNSLSKLSPKISYLALLTYLELKGNHFEFLPQELAFCRALKRSGLIVEETLFETLPSDVRDQMKAE, encoded by the exons ATGATTCCTGTGATGGAATTCCGGCAGTTTTCTGAACAGCAGACAGCGTTCAGAGTCCTGAAGCCGTGGTGGGATGTGTTCACTGACTATCTGTCTGTAATGATGCTCATGATTGGCGTCTTTGGATGTACTCTTCAG gtAATGCACGATAAAATTATATGCCTTCCTCAGAGAATATCATTGCCTTCAGACAACAGCAGTGAAGTAGGGTTGAAGTCACCATTACATCTGCAGTCCAACACCTCAACTGTACCAACAGGCCTGAAGACCAATCTAGATCTTCAACAGTACAGTTTCATCAACCAAATGTGCTATGAGAATGCCTTGCATTGGTATGCCAAATACTTTCCCTATTTGGTGCTCATGCACACTTTAGTTTTCATGGTGTGTAGCAACTTCTGGTTCAAATTCCCTGGCTCAAGCTCTAAAATAGAGCATTTTATCTCTATGCTTGGCAAGTGCTTCGACTCTCCCTGGACCACACGAGCTTTGTCGGAAGTGTCTGGAGAAAATCCAGAAGAACAGGATCATAAAAAGGGCACCGCTTCTAGGTCTAACATTCCTATGTCTCCGGGGGAAGGCAGCCTCGAGAAGACGCAGTCCCTGCGTTCTATTGCCGAAAAGATTGTTGTTGACCAGCCATCAGCAAGTGTTCTTGATAAAAAGGAGGGTGAACAAGCTAAAGCTCTGTTCGAAAAGGTGAAGAAGTTCCGTTTGCATGTTGAGGAAGGAGATATCCTTTACCTCATGTATGTTTGCCAGACTGTATTCAAGGTGTTTAAATTCCTTGTGATCATTGCTTATAACAGCGCTCTAGTAAATAACGTAAATAACACAGTACGTTGCAACGGTATCGAGGAGATCCAGAACATGACAGGCTACAAAGTCTTTGAATGCAATCACACCATGGCTCATCTCTTTTCTAAGTTGTCTTGCTGTTACCTGTTCTTGGTGTCTGTCTATGGATTAACAAGCCTCTACACCTCCTACTGGTTGTTTTACCGCTCACTGAAAGAATACTCATTCGAGTATGTGCGACAGGAAACGGGCATCAGTGACATCCCAGATGTCAAGAATGACTTTGCTTTCATGCTTCACATGATTGATCAGTATGACCCACTGTATTCCAAACGATTTGCAGTTTTTCTCTCCGAAGTCAGtgagaacaaactgaaacaGCTCAGTCTCAACCATGAGTGGACTGCAGAGAAACTGCGTCAGAGACTCCAGACCAACTCCAACAACAAACTTGAACTACAGCTGTTCATGTTCTCTGGTTTACCCGACACTGTCTTTGAACTGACAGAGCTGCAGTCACTCAAGCTGGAACTAATCAACAATGTCACCATCCCTGCCTCAATCTCACAGCTGCAAGATCTTCAGGAGCTGTCTCTTTACCAGTGCTCTTTAAAGTTGCACACAACTGCTACGTCCTTCCTCAAAGAGAACCTGAAAGTGCTTCGTGTGAAGTTCGATGACAACAGAGAACTTCCAAACTGGATGTATGGCCTGCGAAATTTAGAGGAGCTCTATCTTACTGGGTCCCTCAGCTCTGATGCCTCCAAGAATATAGTTCTTGAGTCTCTGCGGGAAATGAAGTGTCTCAAAATACTCTCCCTTAAGAGCAGCTTAACCAAGATACCCCAGTCGATTGTGGATGTTTCCAGCCATCTGCAGCAACTCTATTTACACAACGATGGCACTAAGCTAGTAATGCTCAACAACCTGAAAAAGATGACCAATCTAATAGAGCTGGAGCTAGTACGCTGTGATCTGGAGCGCATTCCGCATGCAGTCTTTAGCCTAACAAGTCTGCAAAAGCTTGACCTGAAAGAGAATAACCTTCGTTCGATAGAGGAAATTGTCAGCTTCCAGCATCTGCGGAAGCTCACTTGCCTCAAACTCTGGTACAACAGCATCATGTACATCCCAGAGCATATCAAAAAACTCGGCAGCTTAGAGCACCTCTACTTCAGCCACAACAAGATTGAGATATTGCCCTCACACCTGTTCTTGTGCAACAAGCTGCGCTACCTGGACCTATCCAACAATGACATCCGTTTCATTCCTCCAGAAATCGGAGTTCTTCAGAGCCTGCAGTacctttctgtctcttgcaacaaaattgaaaatctaCCAGATGAACTGTTCTTTTGCAAAAAGCTGAAAACGCTAAAGCTTGGCAAGAACTCGCTGTCCAAACTCTCGCCAAAAATATCCTATCTAGCTCTTCTGACCTACCTGGAGCTCAAAGGCAACCACTTTGAGTTCCTGCCACAGGAGCTTGCTTTCTGTCGCGCTTTGAAGCGCAGTGGCCTTATAGTTGAGGAGACACTGTTTGAAACTCTGCCTTCAGATGTCAGGGATCAAATGAAGGCTGAGTGA